TTCATCTGGGTGATCTCGGCTGTCTGGGACGTGATGATCGCGTCTGCCATCTTCTTGGCCGGCTCGTAGGAACCGTCGGCCTTCTCGGTCTCGGCCATCGATACGGCACCTTCGTGGTGCTTGATCATCATCTCCATGAAGGCGGTGTCGAACGCCTTGCCCGAGGAGTCCTTGAGCTTGTCCATGTCCTCGGCCGTCATCATGCCGCTCATGCCGTGCTCGGAGTGGTCCATGGCACCTTCCGCGGGCACCTCCTCGCCCCACGAAGTCAGCCAGCCGGACAGCGTCTTGATCTCCGGGTCCTGGGCCTTCTTGATCTGCTCGGCGAGCGCCTTCACCTCAGCCGACCCGGCCCGGGACGGCGCGAGGTCGGCCATCTCGACCGCTTGGCGGTGGTGGGGGATCATCCCCTTGGCGAAGGCTACGTCGGCCGCGTTCTGCTGGCCCTGTGAGGCCGACGCCGAGGCAGACGGGGACTCCTTGCTGTGCCCGTCGTGTCCGGCCGAGCTGTCACCGTTCCCACCGCAGGCGGCGAGGACGAGGGCGGCGGCTGCCGAAGCGGCCACAGCGGCGGTACGACGGACGAGGGATCGCTTGCTGGTCATGGTGCAACTCCTTGTGCGCGCGGCTGTTGCGCGGCGGCGCGCGAGGGATCTGGGATGAGGGCGTACGAAGGCGCGGCACCGGTCCCGGGAACATCCGGGCATCGGGGTGCCGTGCGGGCCGCTCTATATCCGCAGGAGTTGCAGCTCGGACAGGTCGGGAGGCGCTCGGCAGCCTTCGGCGAGCCGCGCCGTGCCCGCCACCGGAGTGCAAGCGGCAGGCGTGTCCATGAGGGCGCTGGTCAGTGCGGGCGGCGCGTACGCGGAGCCGATTCCGGCCGCCGCGCATGTCCCGTCCGCGTGGTCGAGATGGTCGTTGCCGCCGTCTGTGTGGGAGCACCCACTGCTCAGGTGCGGTGCGTCGGCCACTTGAGCCATCGCCATCTCGTGCGTGGCATCCGATCGGCCTGCCGGTGCCCCTCCGGGGCCCAGGGCATGCATGCCGAGCAGGCCGGTCAGCACGGCCAGCATGAGCAGCACGAACAGCCGCCCGGTGGGGCGGCGGCTGGATCCTGTGCTGCCGGTCATGCGCCCATCCTATGAGCAGCTGCCCACGAACCGCTTACTGGCCGGCCGGATGCTACGGCAAGAGCCGGGGCGAGGGCGTGACGGGCGGCTGGACTCTGCCTGGGCGGCGCGACGCCGCTCGCACCGCGAGCTGCTCACACCGCCCTTCACCAGGACGCGACCAGGCGGGTCAGGGTGCGGTGTTCGCTGACTCGTCGGCGGTGCTTGACCGTTCTGCGGGATGCGCCGCCGTCGAGAGACGCTCTCAGTCGGCTGACCTCTCGCGGAGATGGTCATTGCTGCCCGTCTGTGGTCCGCAACGCCGCCAGGACGGTTGCCGTCAGAACGTCGGGGGCCGCCGCGCTGGTGAGCCGCCCCGCCTGGACTTCGCCCGCAGCGGCGTGCATCAGCTGATAGACGACGGTGACCAGCCAGTCCGCCGACAGGTCCCTGCGGATCGCGTCTTCTTGCTGACCGCGCAGGATCAGGTCGCGCACGGGGCGGAGGATGCGGTCGTGTCGGCCGCGAATGACATCCGGGGGTAGAGCCGCCGCGGCGGCTGCGAAAGCGGAGAAGTTCCGGTCGAGCACCTGCCAGGACGAGCGCATCAGCCGCGCCAGTGCCTCATCGGCGAGCCCGACGTCACCCGCTTCGGCGTCGAAAGCGTGAACGGCTTGCGCGACGGAGCGCTCCAGTGCTGCCTCGAGGAGGCTCTCGCGTGTGGGGAAGTGGGAGTAGAGCGTCACCCGGCTCACCCCCGCCGCTCGTGCGACGGCCGCCATGCTCGACTGCGGGTCCACCAGCAG
The DNA window shown above is from Streptomyces sp. Alt3 and carries:
- a CDS encoding DUF305 domain-containing protein; its protein translation is MTSKRSLVRRTAAVAASAAAALVLAACGGNGDSSAGHDGHSKESPSASASASQGQQNAADVAFAKGMIPHHRQAVEMADLAPSRAGSAEVKALAEQIKKAQDPEIKTLSGWLTSWGEEVPAEGAMDHSEHGMSGMMTAEDMDKLKDSSGKAFDTAFMEMMIKHHEGAVSMAETEKADGSYEPAKKMADAIITSQTAEITQMNELLGKN
- a CDS encoding DUF6153 family protein gives rise to the protein MTGSTGSSRRPTGRLFVLLMLAVLTGLLGMHALGPGGAPAGRSDATHEMAMAQVADAPHLSSGCSHTDGGNDHLDHADGTCAAAGIGSAYAPPALTSALMDTPAACTPVAGTARLAEGCRAPPDLSELQLLRI
- a CDS encoding TetR/AcrR family transcriptional regulator, with product MADESSPRRRADAERNATAIIDAGVECLLVDPQSSMAAVARAAGVSRVTLYSHFPTRESLLEAALERSVAQAVHAFDAEAGDVGLADEALARLMRSSWQVLDRNFSAFAAAAAALPPDVIRGRHDRILRPVRDLILRGQQEDAIRRDLSADWLVTVVYQLMHAAAGEVQAGRLTSAAAPDVLTATVLAALRTTDGQQ